The following DNA comes from Osmerus eperlanus chromosome 5, fOsmEpe2.1, whole genome shotgun sequence.
attattattactattattattactacTGTTGTGAAAAAGAATAGAAAGGCCTCACCTCCGGTCTTGGCCTGTGTCTTTGCCTGGCCCTCTCCCGTCACCGTGACACCCTTCGGTCCAGCCACGCCCTTCTGAGGGCCGGCCCCGCCCCCGGTCTGGGGTCGTCCTCCTGTACCGGGCTCTTTCCTGAAACGCTGCTGGAGAGCATGAAAACAGAGCGACATGGGCGTCATGTTCCTCCATGGAGGACGGCTTccacggagggggagagggggagagggacacaCCACCCACCTTGCTCTGCTGCTGTCGAGCCTCCTTCATCTTCAGCTTCCTCCCGTCCTCCAGGGAGAACTCCGCAATGGGCCGCTGaggaggaatacacacacacacacacagaggtacacacaggtacacacacacagagacagctggATGAAACACTTGTCAATTCACCAGTTCAAAAACACCCATGTTCCCGTGTGTTGATTGGCTAGGCTCGACGTGTAAGACATGCgtgcagggaggaggtgtgtgtgtgtgtgcaccttatTCGAGCCGTAGATCTGAGGGTTGTTGTTGAGGTGTCGCAGGGTCTTCAGGGCATGCTCGTGGTCCTGGAACTCCACAAACCCATAACCGAGCGACCGGCCGGTGATCTGACCCCTCTCTGGCTTCTTGTCGTACATCACCCTGCACTGCagatacacagtacacacacgcacatgtagAGCACCTCCACCATGAAGGAAATCAACCTGCTCCTAGCAACAATGCCACTTAGTGGCCTTCACtgaaaacatatttgtgaaTCGGTGAAATATGAGACAGggaatatctgtgtgtgtgtgtgtgtgtgtgcgcgcgttttACCTCAGTGATGCGGACTGCCTTGCCTCCCCCAGCCGCATCCAGGCAGAGTTTTCTCAGCTGCTTGTTGTCAACCGACTTTGGCAGGTTGTGGATGCACAACCTCGTCTTGGACACGAACACAGAGATGTCCCGCAGCTTGGTCCGCTTCAGCTCCTCAAACTAacacgggacacacacacacacacacacacacacacacacacacagagaggcatgGTCAGGAGGGGAGGCAAGCGGCGCTGGCTGGCTGAAAGTTTCCGGAACGTGCGCACGGCTTGAGGGTGGACGGGGCAGCCGCCACCACGGCGCTCACCCTCTGTCTTTTGGCCATGTCTGCCTCCGGTACGCCCTCCGCTGCCTTGGTTCCCGCACGgatcactgacagacacacacgcgcgcgcgcgcgtagTCAGATGAGTCTTGTGTGAGACGCGTGGGTTCTCGTGAATTTTCGGGGGAAagggggtagggttaggggggggctcagtggaggagggaggagctacTCACGTCCTTCCCTGGCCAGGTACAGGTTCCTGGTGCCCGTCTCCACCTTCACCTTCTTGTCCTTCAGCTTGGTGGCGTCCTCTCGGGTCACCGCCGCGACGATGTTCAGCTTCCTCCCATCTACTCGGATGCCGCCGgtctaacccacacacacacacacacacacagacgggggGGCGATACACGCTCAGTCGACACACAAGACAAGCACGCGGAAGCACGAGGCGTCGGGGCGACGACAACCTAGCCTTGCGGCTCTGCAGGGGCCTCACCTCCGACTCGTCCTGAGACACGTTGATGCACCTGTCCGCTGCCTCCTTACACTTGAACTGAGCGAACGCACAGCCTGGGTGGGGGGTAAAAGGGCAGACAAGACCAATCAGCGAGCCGCTTTCGCCGAGACCCGCCGGCGGCTGAGCGTGACGCGGGCGGACAGACCTTTGGAGTGCTCGGTGTCTGGGTGGACCACGATCTTGATGTACTTCAGCTCCCCGTAGCGCAGGAGAgcctcctccagaccctcctcctCCGTATCGAACGACAGGTTCCTACAGGGCAAGGGATGACATCATCCATGAGCACCTTCAGTCAGCACCCCCCccctggggtgagagtggggggtgtgtgctggggtgagagtggggtgtgtgctggggtgagagtggggtgtgtgctggggtgagagtggggtgtgtgctggggtgagagtggggtgtgtgctggggtgagagtggggggtgtgtgctggggtgagagtggggggtgtgtgctggggtgagagtggggtgtgtgctggggtgagagtggggggggtgtgctggggtgagagtggggtgtgtgctggggtgagagtggggtgtgtgctggggtgagagtggggtgtgtgctggggtgagagtggggtgtgtgctggggtgagagtggggtgtgtgctggggtgagattggggtgtgtgctggggtgagagtggggtgtgtgctggggtgagagtggggtgtgtgctggggtgagagtggggtgtgtgctggggtgagagtggggtgtgtgctggggtgagagtggggggtgtgtgctggggtgagagtggggggggtgtgctggggtgagagtggggggtgtgtgctggggtgagagtggggtgtgtgctggggtgatagtggggtgtgtgctggggtgagagtggggggtgtgtgctggggtgagagtggggggtgtgtgctggggtgagagtggggtgtgtgctggggtgatagtggggggtgtgtgctggggtgagagtggggtgtgtgctggggtgagagtggggtgtgtgctggggtgagagtggggtgtgtgctggggtgagagtggggtgtgtgctggggtgagagtggggtgtgtgctggggtgagagtggggtgtgtgctggggtgagagtggggggtgtgtgctggggtgagagtggggggtgtgtgctggggtgagagtggggggtgtgtgctggggtgagagtggggtgtgtgctggggtgagagtggggggtgtgtgctggggtgagagtggggtgtgtgctggggtgagagtggggtgtgtgctggggtgagagtggggtgtgtgctggggtgagagtggggggtgtgtgctggggtgagagtggggggtgtgtgctggggtgagagtggggtgtgtgctggggtgagagtggggtgtgtgctggggtgagagtggggtgtgtgctggggtgagagtggggtgtgtgctggggtgagagtggggtgtgtgctggggtgagagtggggtgtgtgctggggtgagagtggggtgtgtgctggggtgagagtggggtgtgtgctggggtgagagtggggtgtgtgctggggtgagagtggggtgtgtgctggggtgagagtggggtgtgtgctggggtgagagtggggtgtgtgctggggtgagagtggggtgtgtgctggggtgagagtggggtgtgtgctggggtgagagtggggtgtgtgctggggtgagagtggggtgtgtgctggggtgagagtggggtgtgtgctggggtgagagtggggtgtgtgctggggtgagagtggggtgtgtgctggggtgagagtggggtgtgtgctggggtgagagtggggtgtgtgctggggtgagagtggggtgagtgctggggtgagagtggggtgtgtgctggggttgaagatagagaggggtggggggtatgTGTGGAGGTTGGAGGCGGACCTGATGAAGACGGTTTTGCCCTCGTTGATGTCAGAGGGGAGGTTCCGCTTCTTCCTGGCAGGCTGGCCTGGACACAGACAGGCGTCAGTGAGCGGCCTGAATACAGGAGGACTTCACAACACCGCTAATGCACACATgtacagagagagcgaggggatgGACATACCTAGGTCATCCTCATCTTCGTCCTCGTCATCGTCATCATCGGCGTCATCAGACCCAAGTTCACTttcctcatcatcatctcccTCTTGGGACTCATCATCAttctcgtcatcatcatcatcctcttcaccctcagcaccttcctcctcctcctcactctcatCCTCTGATGGGGATTCTGGCAGAGGAGGGGCAGGCTTGGAGGTGGCTCTGAGGAGAGATGTGTACACACATCTGATGGTGAGGCCCCGATGACCCGGTCTCCACAAAGATCCAAACAGTGTCTACCACTTCAGCAACATGTAGCTTAACAAggacaaagaaagaaaaggttGTACTTTTTCTTTTGAGGTGCGACtggtttctcctcttcttcctcctcctcctcctcctcctcctcttcttcttcttcttcttcctccttagAGTCAGCTGTTGGTTTCTTTAACGCAATCTTCTCCCCGTTCTTAATTCCTGTGGGACAATTCAAACTCATGTTTGACGCGTGTGGGAATAAGATGACTGTCTCACACTATCTGTGAGTGCATACATTATTGCAGTGGTGTTACGGACAtgatttcaactgtccatgccAATACTGTGATCTGTGTCGGTTTGTTGCATTGGCGAACTACTGAACTATGCAGATTACCTGAGGCAGCGGGTGGCTGAGAGgcaagaaacttgtctttagcTATAGCCCAGTCCACAGCTACCTGCCGCCCTGTCATGGGGAACAGAGAATGGAGTCAGCACATTGTTTACCCACTGTGGACCGCCAACCTTTCAAACCAACACTCAACAGCTCAGCGAAGTTGTGCGCTTCATCCAGGCCAGGTAGAAGTGTCCCACGCATTACCTTTGATTTCCTTCAGGTTCGTGGCCTTCAGGGCCTTTCCGGCCTGCAACTGGTTCTTAAACTGGACAAACGCAAAGCCTCGCATCTTCCCATCTGAACACGCATcacgacagggagagagagagacactgtcaAACACTGACAGGAGCCAGGCCCTTCGGCCTTTGCTTAACTGAACACATCCGGAGTGGCTTAATGGGGGGCTGGAGGTTTGTAAGCGCAGATATCATCCTGGGCTAAGTCACCTGGTTTCAGAGCGATGTTGGCCTCGAGAACAGTCCCGAACTTGGCAAAGGTCTGTCTCAGATCCTCCTCAGAGCACTGCAGCAAcgaaaggcaaaaaaaaatgctccaTCAAGTACGGGCTGTGTGGACACGGAGCACACGCCTCAATGTGTTCAGGCTCGTGTGGCATACCTTGAAGCTGAGATTCCTGATGATTAGCCTTGCTTTCCTCAGGGAGTTCTTCGGTATGTTTGTTTTCTGCTCTTTTCGAGGGGCTGGCGGTGTGCCTGCTGTCGTTTTGGTTTCTGGCGTTGTGGATGCTGAAGGGATCACGGTCACAATGAAAAGCCTGAATGCTGACATGAAAGATGAGCTACCATCCAAATGAATCTCACATACCTTTACCCTTCTTGTCAATGATTTTCCTTTTAGCCACATCGACTGTTATCTTGCGGCCATCATAGAGACATACTTCTTTCAGCGCACGCTTTGCATCCTCCTCCATTGAGAAGGTGACATATCCAAAACCTCGGCATTTGTCGCCACCTGAATAGAATAGATACAACCCGTGTTAGTGTTTTGCTATGAAGACATTATTGGCTGTAGCCAAGTAGATAGGTCATACAGATTGGCTTAAAATGATCAATTAAGATATGCTTCCTTCACCTTTTTCTTTGACAACAAAACACTGCTTCAGCGGGCCAATCTCAGAAAATATTTCCTCGAGTCGTTCATTCGAGGCAGTTACAGGCAATTTATTTACAAATACAGTAAGCCCTGACATGGCTCCAACTttttgttagctagccagctagctactgtagctaatgAGACTCTATATTTGAATACCGAGAAGTGTTTGTTTGTTGCTATACGAAATCAATATTTAGCTTCTTCCAAAAATTATCTTGAGCTTGCTCTTGTAATACACGTTTCCCCAAAAACATGACATCCACGTGCATCAGTTAGTCATGACGGAGAAACACGTTTGTGTACAACACGGCCATCATGAAACAACCGGAAACTGTCAGGGGTTTCTTCCGGTAACTTCTTCTTGTGTTTTCCGGCAGACGAGGCGCAGTTCGAGCATTGCTGCCATCAATCGGTGGCCCAGCTCGAAAGAACAACGATGCAAATCCGATGGGTCATTCACCCTAAAAAAGATTGTCAGACAGACCAGTAAGTGGTAGCTCTTTGTTTTTACTATAAACTTGACAAAGCCAAGCTATAAAATGTCAAAGCTATACATAAGCTATAATGTAtagaaatatataataatataaatatacacatacatctATCATACATCTATGTACATATTTATATGCACTTTAGGCAATTTATGTTTTTTTCGTCTTTAACTAAACTCATCTGTACTGCTACCGTACTATTGTACAGCATTAATGGcaagagacactgactgtctctccaccttcaagaaaaggctcaagacgcacttgttccgggagtacaacggtacttaggaatg
Coding sequences within:
- the rbm28 gene encoding RNA-binding protein 28 isoform X7 produces the protein MSGLTVFVNKLPVTASNERLEEIFSEIGPLKQCFVVKEKGGDKCRGFGYVTFSMEEDAKRALKEVCLYDGRKITVDVAKRKIIDKKGKASTTPETKTTAGTPPAPRKEQKTNIPKNSLRKARLIIRNLSFKCSEEDLRQTFAKFGTVLEANIALKPDGKMRGFAFVQFKNQLQAGKALKATNLKEIKGRQVAVDWAIAKDKFLASQPPAASGIKNGEKIALKKPTADSKEEEEEEEEEEEEEEEEEEEKPVAPQKKKATSKPAPPLPESPSEDESEEEEEGAEGEEDDDDDENDDESQEGDDDEESELGSDDADDDDDEDEDEDDLGQPARKKRNLPSDINEGKTVFIRNLSFDTEEEGLEEALLRYGELKYIKIVVHPDTEHSKGCAFAQFKCKEAADRCINVSQDESETGGIRVDGRKLNIVAAVTREDATKLKDKKVKVETGTRNLYLAREGLIRAGTKAAEGVPEADMAKRQRFEELKRTKLRDISVFVSKTRLCIHNLPKSVDNKQLRKLCLDAAGGGKAVRITECRVMYDKKPERGQITGRSLGYGFVEFQDHEHALKTLRHLNNNPQIYGSNKRPIAEFSLEDGRKLKMKEARQQQSKQRFRKEPGTGGRPQTGGGAGPQKGVAGPKGVTVTGEGQAKTQAKTGAQGPKQGQAQVQKQGQAQGQDQKQGQDQVQKQAQGPKPGQKRGHDQIHGQNQGQGTFYSGFQTKPEVEHIELEDGKKRRKILPFPSHRGPKIRLRDKGKPQPPQPKKAKNHPSRRERQGGQTLEKPIQPRAQSSKASRRQVRNRDDVRFDSLVEQYKKKLMGGYKSTATKKSKWFSS
- the rbm28 gene encoding RNA-binding protein 28 isoform X3 translates to MSGLTVFVNKLPVTASNERLEEIFSEIGPLKQCFVVKEKGGDKCRGFGYVTFSMEEDAKRALKEVCLYDGRKITVDVAKRKIIDKKGKASTTPETKTTAGTPPAPRKEQKTNIPKNSLRKARLIIRNLSFKCSEEDLRQTFAKFGTVLEANIALKPDGKMRGFAFVQFKNQLQAGKALKATNLKEIKGRQVAVDWAIAKDKFLASQPPAASGIKNGEKIALKKPTADSKEEEEEEEEEEEEEEEEEEEKPVAPQKKKATSKPAPPLPESPSEDESEEEEEGAEGEEDDDDDENDDESQEGDDDEESELGSDDADDDDDEDEDEDDLGQPARKKRNLPSDINEGKTVFIRNLSFDTEEEGLEEALLRYGELKYIKIVVHPDTEHSKGCAFAQFKCKEAADRCINVSQDESETGGIRVDGRKLNIVAAVTREDATKLKDKKVKVETGTRNLYLAREGLIRAGTKAAEGVPEADMAKRQRFEELKRTKLRDISVFVSKTRLCIHNLPKSVDNKQLRKLCLDAAGGGKAVRITECRVMYDKKPERGQITGRSLGYGFVEFQDHEHALKTLRHLNNNPQIYGSNKRPIAEFSLEDGRKLKMKEARQQQSKQRFRKEPGTGGRPQTGGGAGPQKGVAGPKGVTVTGEGQAKTQAKTGAQGPKQGQAQVQKQGQGQKQGQAQVQKQGQAQVQKQGQAQGQDQKQGQDQVQKQAQGPKPGQKRGHDQIHGQNQGQGTFYSGFQTKPEVEHIELEDGKKRRKILPFPSHRGPKIRLRDKGKPQPPQPKKAKNHPSRRERQGGQTLEKPIQPRAQSSKASRRQVRNRDDVRFDSLVEQYKKKLMGGYKSTATKKSKWFSS
- the rbm28 gene encoding RNA-binding protein 28 isoform X6 → MSGLTVFVNKLPVTASNERLEEIFSEIGPLKQCFVVKEKGGDKCRGFGYVTFSMEEDAKRALKEVCLYDGRKITVDVAKRKIIDKKGKASTTPETKTTAGTPPAPRKEQKTNIPKNSLRKARLIIRNLSFKCSEEDLRQTFAKFGTVLEANIALKPDGKMRGFAFVQFKNQLQAGKALKATNLKEIKGRQVAVDWAIAKDKFLASQPPAASGIKNGEKIALKKPTADSKEEEEEEEEEEEEEEEEEEEKPVAPQKKKATSKPAPPLPESPSEDESEEEEEGAEGEEDDDDDENDDESQEGDDDEESELGSDDADDDDDEDEDEDDLGQPARKKRNLPSDINEGKTVFIRNLSFDTEEEGLEEALLRYGELKYIKIVVHPDTEHSKGCAFAQFKCKEAADRCINVSQDESETGGIRVDGRKLNIVAAVTREDATKLKDKKVKVETGTRNLYLAREGLIRAGTKAAEGVPEADMAKRQRFEELKRTKLRDISVFVSKTRLCIHNLPKSVDNKQLRKLCLDAAGGGKAVRITECRVMYDKKPERGQITGRSLGYGFVEFQDHEHALKTLRHLNNNPQIYGSNKRPIAEFSLEDGRKLKMKEARQQQSKQRFRKEPGTGGRPQTGGGAGPQKGVAGPKGVTVTGEGQAKTQAKTGAQGPKQGQAQVQKQGQAQVQKQGQGQEQGQAQKQAQGPKPGQKRGHDQIHGQNQGQGTFYSGFQTKPEVEHIELEDGKKRRKILPFPSHRGPKIRLRDKGKPQPPQPKKAKNHPSRRERQGGQTLEKPIQPRAQSSKASRRQVRNRDDVRFDSLVEQYKKKLMGGYKSTATKKSKWFSS
- the rbm28 gene encoding RNA-binding protein 28 isoform X4 translates to MSGLTVFVNKLPVTASNERLEEIFSEIGPLKQCFVVKEKGGDKCRGFGYVTFSMEEDAKRALKEVCLYDGRKITVDVAKRKIIDKKGKASTTPETKTTAGTPPAPRKEQKTNIPKNSLRKARLIIRNLSFKCSEEDLRQTFAKFGTVLEANIALKPDGKMRGFAFVQFKNQLQAGKALKATNLKEIKGRQVAVDWAIAKDKFLASQPPAASGIKNGEKIALKKPTADSKEEEEEEEEEEEEEEEEEEEKPVAPQKKKATSKPAPPLPESPSEDESEEEEEGAEGEEDDDDDENDDESQEGDDDEESELGSDDADDDDDEDEDEDDLGQPARKKRNLPSDINEGKTVFIRNLSFDTEEEGLEEALLRYGELKYIKIVVHPDTEHSKGCAFAQFKCKEAADRCINVSQDESETGGIRVDGRKLNIVAAVTREDATKLKDKKVKVETGTRNLYLAREGLIRAGTKAAEGVPEADMAKRQRFEELKRTKLRDISVFVSKTRLCIHNLPKSVDNKQLRKLCLDAAGGGKAVRITECRVMYDKKPERGQITGRSLGYGFVEFQDHEHALKTLRHLNNNPQIYGSNKRPIAEFSLEDGRKLKMKEARQQQSKQRFRKEPGTGGRPQTGGGAGPQKGVAGPKGVTVTGEGQAKTQAKTGAQGPKQGQAQVQKQGQAQVQKQGQGQEQGQAQVQKQGQAQGQDQKQGQDQVQKQAQGPKPGQKRGHDQIHGQNQGQGTFYSGFQTKPEVEHIELEDGKKRRKILPFPSHRGPKIRLRDKGKPQPPQPKKAKNHPSRRERQGGQTLEKPIQPRAQSSKASRRQVRNRDDVRFDSLVEQYKKKLMGGYKSTATKKSKWFSS
- the rbm28 gene encoding RNA-binding protein 28 isoform X2, whose product is MSGLTVFVNKLPVTASNERLEEIFSEIGPLKQCFVVKEKGGDKCRGFGYVTFSMEEDAKRALKEVCLYDGRKITVDVAKRKIIDKKGKASTTPETKTTAGTPPAPRKEQKTNIPKNSLRKARLIIRNLSFKCSEEDLRQTFAKFGTVLEANIALKPDGKMRGFAFVQFKNQLQAGKALKATNLKEIKGRQVAVDWAIAKDKFLASQPPAASGIKNGEKIALKKPTADSKEEEEEEEEEEEEEEEEEEEKPVAPQKKKATSKPAPPLPESPSEDESEEEEEGAEGEEDDDDDENDDESQEGDDDEESELGSDDADDDDDEDEDEDDLGQPARKKRNLPSDINEGKTVFIRNLSFDTEEEGLEEALLRYGELKYIKIVVHPDTEHSKGCAFAQFKCKEAADRCINVSQDESETGGIRVDGRKLNIVAAVTREDATKLKDKKVKVETGTRNLYLAREGLIRAGTKAAEGVPEADMAKRQRFEELKRTKLRDISVFVSKTRLCIHNLPKSVDNKQLRKLCLDAAGGGKAVRITECRVMYDKKPERGQITGRSLGYGFVEFQDHEHALKTLRHLNNNPQIYGSNKRPIAEFSLEDGRKLKMKEARQQQSKRFRKEPGTGGRPQTGGGAGPQKGVAGPKGVTVTGEGQAKTQAKTGAQGPKQGQAQVQKQGQGQKQGQAQVQKQGQGQKQGQAQVQKQGQGQEQGQAQVQKQGQAQGQDQKQGQDQVQKQAQGPKPGQKRGHDQIHGQNQGQGTFYSGFQTKPEVEHIELEDGKKRRKILPFPSHRGPKIRLRDKGKPQPPQPKKAKNHPSRRERQGGQTLEKPIQPRAQSSKASRRQVRNRDDVRFDSLVEQYKKKLMGGYKSTATKKSKWFSS
- the rbm28 gene encoding RNA-binding protein 28 isoform X1, producing MSGLTVFVNKLPVTASNERLEEIFSEIGPLKQCFVVKEKGGDKCRGFGYVTFSMEEDAKRALKEVCLYDGRKITVDVAKRKIIDKKGKASTTPETKTTAGTPPAPRKEQKTNIPKNSLRKARLIIRNLSFKCSEEDLRQTFAKFGTVLEANIALKPDGKMRGFAFVQFKNQLQAGKALKATNLKEIKGRQVAVDWAIAKDKFLASQPPAASGIKNGEKIALKKPTADSKEEEEEEEEEEEEEEEEEEEKPVAPQKKKATSKPAPPLPESPSEDESEEEEEGAEGEEDDDDDENDDESQEGDDDEESELGSDDADDDDDEDEDEDDLGQPARKKRNLPSDINEGKTVFIRNLSFDTEEEGLEEALLRYGELKYIKIVVHPDTEHSKGCAFAQFKCKEAADRCINVSQDESETGGIRVDGRKLNIVAAVTREDATKLKDKKVKVETGTRNLYLAREGLIRAGTKAAEGVPEADMAKRQRFEELKRTKLRDISVFVSKTRLCIHNLPKSVDNKQLRKLCLDAAGGGKAVRITECRVMYDKKPERGQITGRSLGYGFVEFQDHEHALKTLRHLNNNPQIYGSNKRPIAEFSLEDGRKLKMKEARQQQSKQRFRKEPGTGGRPQTGGGAGPQKGVAGPKGVTVTGEGQAKTQAKTGAQGPKQGQAQVQKQGQGQKQGQAQVQKQGQGQKQGQAQVQKQGQGQEQGQAQVQKQGQAQGQDQKQGQDQVQKQAQGPKPGQKRGHDQIHGQNQGQGTFYSGFQTKPEVEHIELEDGKKRRKILPFPSHRGPKIRLRDKGKPQPPQPKKAKNHPSRRERQGGQTLEKPIQPRAQSSKASRRQVRNRDDVRFDSLVEQYKKKLMGGYKSTATKKSKWFSS
- the rbm28 gene encoding RNA-binding protein 28 isoform X5, yielding MSGLTVFVNKLPVTASNERLEEIFSEIGPLKQCFVVKEKGGDKCRGFGYVTFSMEEDAKRALKEVCLYDGRKITVDVAKRKIIDKKGKASTTPETKTTAGTPPAPRKEQKTNIPKNSLRKARLIIRNLSFKCSEEDLRQTFAKFGTVLEANIALKPDGKMRGFAFVQFKNQLQAGKALKATNLKEIKGRQVAVDWAIAKDKFLASQPPAASGIKNGEKIALKKPTADSKEEEEEEEEEEEEEEEEEEEKPVAPQKKKATSKPAPPLPESPSEDESEEEEEGAEGEEDDDDDENDDESQEGDDDEESELGSDDADDDDDEDEDEDDLGQPARKKRNLPSDINEGKTVFIRNLSFDTEEEGLEEALLRYGELKYIKIVVHPDTEHSKGCAFAQFKCKEAADRCINVSQDESETGGIRVDGRKLNIVAAVTREDATKLKDKKVKVETGTRNLYLAREGLIRAGTKAAEGVPEADMAKRQRFEELKRTKLRDISVFVSKTRLCIHNLPKSVDNKQLRKLCLDAAGGGKAVRITECRVMYDKKPERGQITGRSLGYGFVEFQDHEHALKTLRHLNNNPQIYGSNKRPIAEFSLEDGRKLKMKEARQQQSKQRFRKEPGTGGRPQTGGGAGPQKGVAGPKGVTVTGEGQAKTQAKTGAQGPKQGQAQVQKQGQAQVQKQGQAQGQDQKQGQDQVQKQAQGPKPGQKRGHDQIHGQNQGQGTFYSGFQTKPEVEHIELEDGKKRRKILPFPSHRGPKIRLRDKGKPQPPQPKKAKNHPSRRERQGGQTLEKPIQPRAQSSKASRRQVRNRDDVRFDSLVEQYKKKLMGGYKSTATKKSKWFSS